A window of Methanothermobacter sp. genomic DNA:
AACTACCAACCACCAACAAACCCACCCACCTACAGCGCAACAGGAACACTCACAAAAACAGCATACCTACAAACAGCCCAAAACATCAAAAAATACATGGAAACCAACAAAAGATCACCAAATTATGCTAGTACAAGCATTGGTAAAGTGAACTACCAAAGCCTAATCTACGCCTACAGCAGGATAATAAACTTCTACAATACCAATGGAAGACTGCCAAATTACGTGACAATAAAGAATGTTAGCATTGCAAGTGACCCGAACGGTAAAAAGGAAGTTAAGGTGTTAATTTACAGCGGCTATGACGCTTCAACAAATTGCGTGGAGGGTATAAAATATTGTCTAGATGCTGTTACACTCACTTCAGTGAAATTCACTTATGCTACGAGTACCGTTATAAATTCAAATATCCTTGCATCCTATGATGTTTTAGTGATGCCTGGGGGTACTTCTGGTTTAAGTTATTTGAGGAACCCGAATATCAGCGCTTCAGCGATCAAATCATTCGTGAGTAAGGGTGGAGGATACCTTGGAATATGTGCAGGTGCATATGCAGCTTCAATAGCTGTTGACGGATACTATAGTGGTTGGGGACTTGCAGATGTACGATGTAAAGCTGTAAAATATGATGGTAATCTGACTATTTCCATTACATCTGCTGGGGAGAGTATTTTAGGTCTCAGCGGAACCCAGACAATTTATCATTGCAATGGAGCTGCAATGTATGCTGTAGGAACAGTGACCAGTCTTGCCACCTATGCTGATAGTAAAACAGGGTACAAGGGGTATATTGCTGCTGTAGCAGATACTTATGGTTCTGGTAGGGTTATATTATGCGGACCTCATCCAGAATTAAGTCCAAGAATCCCTCAGATGGTTGTTCAGATGATAGCATGGCTTGCAAAGGTAACATAGGATTATTACTGTGGATTAATGCCAATAAAGAACACTTCAACCTCATTTGAGAAAGGGGGTCTATTAGGTCACGCAACCGTATAAACCCCCCCATTATATTAATTTTTTCTGAAAAGTTCATAGGATTGTTTTTATCCTCTTTTCAGGTTCTATTATAAAATTTTTGTTCAATCTAGCTTTTAAAGTGACTGGGATGATAATAACACCCATCCTAACAGACTTTTTAAAAGTTTCCGCAAACTTTGGGTCTATAATATTGTTTGGAGAAAATATCTTAGCCTTTCTCCTGAATATTAGGAATAGTATCGAGCTTTTAAATCCTAATTCTGTTGCTTTCATCAGTTCTTCAAGGTGGCGTTTACCTCGGCTAGTGGGAGCATCTGGGAATAATGCTCGATCACCCTTTAAAAGCGTGCAACCTTTAACCTCAAGGAGCATTTTCTCGTCATCACGGCTTAAAAGGAAATCTAATCTGCTCTTACCAAACTTATATTCCCTTTTAATCACCTTATAACCTTCTAATTCTTTGATGAATTGAGATTCAATAATTTCCATAGCTATATCATTATGTAAACCAGAATTTATAAGAACCCATTCACCATCCTTAAAAGCAGCTATAACATCAAAACGCGTCTTACGATCCCCACTAACCGGCATATACTTTAAAAGTAACTTATTCCCCGGGATCAGAAGATCCTCCAACCTTCCAGGATCTCTTAAATGAGCCTTAAACTTATAACCATCCTTATCAACTAATACAGTGAAACGATTAGGTCTCCCAAGAAAATCTGCTATAGTAAGATTTTTTATTTTCATACTCTATAATATTTACAAATCCCAAAAAAGATAAAAAATTTGTCTTCAAGATACAAATGATGAATATATAAGAGGTGGAAGTGATTGCATCCAAGGCCTAGTCCAATAGCAGCAGCCCTTTACACCCTCAGGGATCTCGACGTTAATGTTATAATCATACATGGGCCCACAGGATGTTGCTTCAGAACCGCCAGACTACTTGAAAATGATGGTGTCAGGGTTTTAACCACCGCAATGTCTGAAAATGATTTCATATTCGGAGCGCATGATAAACTCGAAAATACCTTGAAAAAAGTAGAGAAAATGTTCTCCCCAAAACTTGTAGGAGTAGTAGGAACTTGCGCGAGCATGATAATAGGCGAAGACCTTAAAGAGGCTGTCCAAAAGGCTAACATATCCGCAAAGGTGCTTACAGTAGAATCGCATGGGGGCTTTGGTGAAGGAGACAACACAGAGGGGGCTATAATCGTATTAGAAGAGGCTGCTAAATCCGGTCTAATAACTTGGGAGGAGGCTGAAAGACAGATAAAGATGCTTAAAAAGGCCACTGAGATAGAAAAAACCCGTGGAATGGCACAGGGAGAATATATAAAACCTTCCTATGGCGATGATAAAGATAAAGTCGCCATTAAACTCATAGAAAGTCTAAGAGATAATGAAAGGGTTGCCATGGTATTAAATGCAAAAAAGGAAACAGCCTACCTTTTCGCAGACATATTAAGACTACCCCAAATAAACCCTGAAACCCTAATAATAGCTAATCTCCGAGATGATATTGGACTCCCAAGGATAAGAAAACATGCACAGAATATAAAATCCGACCTCGAAAGAAATGGGATCAAAATCAATTATCTCACAGGCGGACTAGACGAATATCCCATCACAGGAGAAAGAGTAGGTAAAATCCTCAAGGAAGAAGAAGTCGAATTTGCTGTTATAAGTGGCGTGCCCCACGCAGTCCCCATCGAAAGATTAAATATTAGATCAGTAGCTGTGACCGACGGGCCAAGACTCGTCAAACCTTTAAAAGAACTAGGATATGATTATGTTGTCGCAGAACTTGATGCGCACGCCAAAACCCTCGGAGTAGACCATATAGTCCAATCAGACTTTGGTGAAAGTATAAGAAAAAATATAAAGGTGATCCAGAATGACTAAAACCGTTGGAATGATACTCTGCGGGGGATTTGGCAAACGCCTAAAACCCCTCACAGACAAAATACCAAAACCCCTCATAGAAATAAAAAAAGGTTACACCATACTCGACAAACAATTATTCGATTTCAAAAGTGCTAATATAAACAAAGTATACCTTCTAACAGGATTTCTCAGCGAAAAGATCGAAGAACGCTACGGCAACGAATACAAGGGCCTAAAGATAGAATATGTGAAAGAAGACGAACCCCTGGGGACATTAAACGCCATAAGACTGGGCATGGAAGCAATAGACGATGACAAGCAATGCGTGATAAGAAATGGCGACGTAGTCGCAGACTTAAACCTGAAAAAGATGATCCGCCTTGGAGAAAAATCCAATTATCCCCTCACAATATTCATAACAAAAATGCGATCACCCTATGGTATAGTAGAAATAAGCGGAGATAAAATAATCGACTTCAAAGAAAAACCACTACTAAACTATTACATAAACGCGGGCGTATATTTCGCCAAAGAACCCCTAGACTTCGGAGACTTCGAAACAGGGGACATAGAAAAGACCGTATTCCCAATGATGGCCAAAGAAAACAAACTAGGCTTCTACAAAGAAGATGGATTATTCTGGATGGCCATCGACACCTCCAAAGAACTCGAAGAAATAAGAAAAGAATACAAAAACAGGGAAGACAAACCATGGGGTTATGAAAAAATCCTCATAAACACAAACAAATACCTCACAAAAGAACTATTCATAAAAGAAGATTACAGAACATCATTCCACTACCACACAAAAAAAGATGAAACAATGTACATAATAAAAGGCTCAGGATACATCGAATTCGAAAACAAAAAAGAATACTTCAGCAAAAACGACATAATACGCATCAAACCAAAAACACCACACTCCATAGTAGCAATGGAAAACACCCTACTACAAGAAGTCTCAACACCCCACCCAAAAGACACCATAAGAATAAAAGACTACTACGACAGATGGTAATACACAATGATAACAATAATAGACTATGGCAGCGGAAACCTAAGAAGCATAAAAAACGCCCTAACAAAAGTAGGAGGCCAAGTAAAAATCACCAAAGATAAAAAACAAATAAAAGAAGCAGAAACAATAATACTCCCAGGAGTAGGGGCCTTCGGCAAAGCCATGAAAAACCTCAAAAACTACAAAAACATCATAATCAGACACATAGAAAATGATAAACCATTCTTGGGCATCTGCCTAGGACTACAACTCCTTCTCACAAAAAGTGAAGAAAGTCCCAACATCCAAGGACTAAACATAATACCAGGAGAAGTCACCAGGATACCACCCCTAGGAAAAGTACCCCACATGGGCTGGAACCAACTAAACATAAAAAAGAACTGCCCAATACTAGAAGGCCTAGAAGACGAATACTTCTACTTCGTGCACTCATACCACGCCAAACCAAAAGAAAAAAAGGTTATAGCAGCCACAACAGACTACCACATAAAAATGGCCGCAGTTTTATGGAAAGACAACATATTCGCCACACAATTCCACCCAGAAAAAAGCGGGAAAGCCGGCCTAAAAATACTTAAAAATTTCGTCAAACTCTCAAAATAGTGATTATAATGGACATAGAAGGATTTGCAAGACGCAACATAAACCAGAAAGGATTAAAGAACATCCTAGCAGAACGAATATTAGAATTCAAAGACATTGACAAAGGAACAGCATTAAAATTGGCAGAGGCTGTTATAGAAGAAGTTAACCACACCCTCAAAATAGAAAAAGAAGAAGACAAACTCCTAAAAGAGATTATAAAATTCCCTAAAGCAGGGATAACCATGGGCGAAATGGGAGTAGGCTCCAGAGGGGCAGGCGACTTCTTCGTCCACCGGAAAATAGCAGACATAGTCGCCAGCACAAACACAAAAGCATATATAACACCAACAGCTCAAGACGACGGCGGAGTTGTGAAAACACCCATAAAAAAAGACACAATTTATATCACAACCGCAGTTGATGGCATACATTCACGCCTCAGCGAATACCCATTCCTTGGCGGATTCCACGTTACAAGAGCCGCACTAAGAGATGTCTGCGTCATGGGATCCCGACCACTCGCCATCCTAAGCGACCTACACCTTGCAGATGACGGTGACGTGGGCAAACTATTAGATTTCACAGCAGGTGTTGCAACTGTCTCAGAACTAGTAAATGTTCCCATCGTCGCAGGTAGCACACTACGCGTCGGAGGAGACATGGTACTAGGCGACCGACTAGTAAGTGCAGTAGGGGCCATAGGAGTATCAGAACACCCACCCACCGCCAGAAAAAGAGCAGAACCAGGAGACACCATACTACTAACAGAAGGGTCAGGTGGAGGTACCATAACAACTACTGCAATCTATCATGGATTATTCGACGTAGTATGGGAGACAATGGACATAAATTTCATAAAAGCCTCAGAAGCCCTCATAGAAGCTAACATACTAGGAGAAATCCACGCCATGACAGACGTAACCAACGGAGGACTACGAGGAGACGCCCATGAAATCTCATCAACCACAGGAGTAGGCCTAGAATTCTATGAAGATAAAATCATGGCCATGATAAACCCCAAAGTCCTTAAAATGCTCAGAAAACTCGACATAGACCCCTTAGGGGTATCAATCGACTCACTAATGATAATAGCACCCAAAGAAATTTCAGACACCATAAAAGACATAATAGAAAGCGTCAATGTCAAAATAGATGAAATAGGCAAAGTAACAGATACCGGAAAGCCCATTCTCATCAGCGAAGATGGAGAAACCAAACTAGAACCCGCTTTTAGAGAAGCAGCATATACCAAGATAAAAAAAGTAGTGGGCGAAACCACCCCAGAAGACTTTGACAAAATGAAAAAAAGAGTAGAAAAGGCAACATCTAAGGCCATAGAAAAAAAGAGGAAAGTAGTGGAGGCCATACGAAGTGGAAGATAAAGGTTTCCTATACACATTAGATGCAATACTTGCAATTACCATGCTTTTAATAATAACAGCCTCCCTAACACATTTTTTAACATTAGAACATTATCTCCCATCAGAATATAGGAACTATAATGCTGTGGATATCATGGACCTTATGGCAACCTATGAAACAGAAAATGGCACAATCCTTGAAATGATCAGCCACGAATTCAACTCCCATCAAAACCATGAAGAAGCTATAAAAGAAGCTAATATGATAGCAAGTGAATTTTTAAATTCAAAATTTCCGAACATAAAATATAATCTAACAATATATAATGGCCTCGAGTCAATTACGATAGCCTCAAATGCTGACATGGCAAAAGCAGATAACATAAACTCCGCCACAAAAAACTATAACAATTATACATTCCAGCTGTACATATGGTAGACACCTAGTTAAAAAGTATTCCATTACTCCTAGTATTTGATGACATTTTATCACCTAAACATCATAATTTCTTCATCATATAATAATAGCGAATGGAAAGGGCATTCTATGATGTGTATCGAAAAATTATCATAGATTATGTGTGACCTTCATAATTGAATTGCAAAAAATGTGCACGCAAAATTCCCAACTTTGTCACAATTGAAATAAAATAGAATATTTAATTACATTTCAATCCCATTTTGGTCTGATTTTAATTCTGCAGCTTCTATGATAAGCGGTTCATCCCTTCCAATTTCAATCCCATTTTGGTCTGATTTTAATATAAGATCAAGGTATCGGATATAAACGATGAACTAAATTTCAATCCCATTTTGGTCTGATTTTAATGGAACCAGAAGGGTTATAAGGTTCCAAGGTATGATGAATTTCAATCCCATTTTGGTCTGATTTTAATCTACTACTTAGAAGAACATACCCCGAGCTCACACATTTCAATCCCATTTTGGTCTGATTTTAATTGGTTAAAGACCTTGATCTAAGCCCACTCGTTGGCAATTTCAATCCCATTTTGGTCTGATTTTAATAAAAAAACCCTCGAAAAATGCAAAATGTTTAAAAAATATTTCAATCCCATTTTGGTCTGATTTTAATATTCTATGAACTCTACTGTAACATGTATCTCCCTCGATTTCAATCCCATTTTGGTCTGATTTTAATCCTTTGGAGAAACAGAAGAAAATAAATAAGATCAATTTCAATCCCATTTTGGTCTGATTTTAATACTATTGGGACTTCTGCACCAGCCCCTACAACCATTGATTTCAATCCCATTTTGGTCTGATTTTAATTCAGTACTGCTCCCGTAATCCCTGTTTGTGTATGATTGATTTCAATCCCATTTTGGTCTGATTTTAATTCTAAGTCAGCGTATGCTACGTCCTCAACGCTTGTTATATTTCAATCCCATTTTGGTCTGATTTTAATGAAAACGGGGCCACATTACAAAAAGTTGAGAAAACAGATTTCAATCCCATTTTGGTCTGATTTTAATGTTTCAAGGTATTCTTTAACTTCCTCTTCGAGTTTTTCATTTCAATCCCATTTTGGTCTGATTTTAATCAGCCTTCTCTAACTCCTCCGCAAGTTTCCCAGCCCCATTTCAATCCCATTTTGGTCTGATTTTAATTTATCATAGAAGCTGCAGATGCTGCTGAGGAGTGTATTTCAATCCCATTTTGGTCTGATTTTAATCCACTTCTATTAGCCCATATTTTTCGTGCAAATATATTTCAATCCCATTTTGGTCTGATTTTAATCATGCAGGGCAGATCACATCTCCACCTTGCAGGTAAATTTCAATCCCATTTTGGTCTGATTTTAATACCCTCCTCAGATTCTAAGATCCATGATGGTACACTATTTCAATCCCATTTTGGTCTGATTTTAATTTTTTGGGCTTTGATGATGATACGCTTGTATCATTTGATTTCAATCCCATTTTGGTCTGATTTTAATACTAAACATGATAGCATTTGAAGATGAAAGAGAAGATATTTCAATCCCATTTTGGTCTGATTTTAATCAGAATCCCTATTCAGAATATTCCTACCAGTCGATGATTTCAATCCCATTTTGGTCTGATTTTAATATTCTATGAACTCTACTGTAACATGTATCTCCCTCGATTTCAATCCCATTTTGGTCTGATTTTAATCCTTTGGAGAAACAGAAGAAAATAAATAAGATCAATTTCAATCCCATTTTGGTCTGATTTTAATACTATTGGGACTTCTGCACCAGCCCCTACAACCATTGATTTCAATCCCATTTTGGTCTGATTTTAATTCAGTACTGCTCCCGTAATCCCTGTTTGTGTATGATTGATTTCAATCCCATTTTGGTCTGATTTTAATTCTAAGTCAGCGTATGCTACGTCCTCAACGCTTGTTATATTTCAATCCCATTTTGGTCTGATTTTAATGAAAACGGGGCCACATTACAAAAAGTTGAGAAAACAGATTTCAATCCCATTTTGGTCTGATTTTAATATGAGACCCTGGGATATTCCAGATCGACGGATGAATATTTCAATCCCATTTTGGTCTGATTTTAATTCTTTTCATGCGCTCGTTTCCCCACCTGAGCCCTTACATTTCAATCCCATTTTGGTCTGATTTTAATAAACCCTGATAGGCTGAATGGTGCTTCAAGGTCTTTTATTTCAATCCCATTTTGGTCTGATTTTAATCGTTGTGCAAGTGCATATTCTCAAGAATTTCAAAGTATTTCAATCCCATTTTGGTCTGATTTTAATGATAAAAAAGTGCACGACGAAATTCACAGAATGTTAAATTTCAATCCCATTTTGGTCTGATTTTAATCTTAAAAGCCCCGAATGGGGAT
This region includes:
- a CDS encoding BPL-N domain-containing protein gives rise to the protein NYQPPTNPPTYSATGTLTKTAYLQTAQNIKKYMETNKRSPNYASTSIGKVNYQSLIYAYSRIINFYNTNGRLPNYVTIKNVSIASDPNGKKEVKVLIYSGYDASTNCVEGIKYCLDAVTLTSVKFTYATSTVINSNILASYDVLVMPGGTSGLSYLRNPNISASAIKSFVSKGGGYLGICAGAYAASIAVDGYYSGWGLADVRCKAVKYDGNLTISITSAGESILGLSGTQTIYHCNGAAMYAVGTVTSLATYADSKTGYKGYIAAVADTYGSGRVILCGPHPELSPRIPQMVVQMIAWLAKVT
- the sfsA gene encoding DNA/RNA nuclease SfsA translates to MKIKNLTIADFLGRPNRFTVLVDKDGYKFKAHLRDPGRLEDLLIPGNKLLLKYMPVSGDRKTRFDVIAAFKDGEWVLINSGLHNDIAMEIIESQFIKELEGYKVIKREYKFGKSRLDFLLSRDDEKMLLEVKGCTLLKGDRALFPDAPTSRGKRHLEELMKATELGFKSSILFLIFRRKAKIFSPNNIIDPKFAETFKKSVRMGVIIIPVTLKARLNKNFIIEPEKRIKTIL
- the cfbD gene encoding Ni-sirohydrochlorin a,c-diamide reductive cyclase catalytic subunit, which gives rise to MHPRPSPIAAALYTLRDLDVNVIIIHGPTGCCFRTARLLENDGVRVLTTAMSENDFIFGAHDKLENTLKKVEKMFSPKLVGVVGTCASMIIGEDLKEAVQKANISAKVLTVESHGGFGEGDNTEGAIIVLEEAAKSGLITWEEAERQIKMLKKATEIEKTRGMAQGEYIKPSYGDDKDKVAIKLIESLRDNERVAMVLNAKKETAYLFADILRLPQINPETLIIANLRDDIGLPRIRKHAQNIKSDLERNGIKINYLTGGLDEYPITGERVGKILKEEEVEFAVISGVPHAVPIERLNIRSVAVTDGPRLVKPLKELGYDYVVAELDAHAKTLGVDHIVQSDFGESIRKNIKVIQND
- a CDS encoding sugar phosphate nucleotidyltransferase; protein product: MTKTVGMILCGGFGKRLKPLTDKIPKPLIEIKKGYTILDKQLFDFKSANINKVYLLTGFLSEKIEERYGNEYKGLKIEYVKEDEPLGTLNAIRLGMEAIDDDKQCVIRNGDVVADLNLKKMIRLGEKSNYPLTIFITKMRSPYGIVEISGDKIIDFKEKPLLNYYINAGVYFAKEPLDFGDFETGDIEKTVFPMMAKENKLGFYKEDGLFWMAIDTSKELEEIRKEYKNREDKPWGYEKILINTNKYLTKELFIKEDYRTSFHYHTKKDETMYIIKGSGYIEFENKKEYFSKNDIIRIKPKTPHSIVAMENTLLQEVSTPHPKDTIRIKDYYDRW
- the hisH gene encoding imidazole glycerol phosphate synthase subunit HisH, whose product is MITIIDYGSGNLRSIKNALTKVGGQVKITKDKKQIKEAETIILPGVGAFGKAMKNLKNYKNIIIRHIENDKPFLGICLGLQLLLTKSEESPNIQGLNIIPGEVTRIPPLGKVPHMGWNQLNIKKNCPILEGLEDEYFYFVHSYHAKPKEKKVIAATTDYHIKMAAVLWKDNIFATQFHPEKSGKAGLKILKNFVKLSK
- a CDS encoding AIR synthase-related protein, coding for MDIEGFARRNINQKGLKNILAERILEFKDIDKGTALKLAEAVIEEVNHTLKIEKEEDKLLKEIIKFPKAGITMGEMGVGSRGAGDFFVHRKIADIVASTNTKAYITPTAQDDGGVVKTPIKKDTIYITTAVDGIHSRLSEYPFLGGFHVTRAALRDVCVMGSRPLAILSDLHLADDGDVGKLLDFTAGVATVSELVNVPIVAGSTLRVGGDMVLGDRLVSAVGAIGVSEHPPTARKRAEPGDTILLTEGSGGGTITTTAIYHGLFDVVWETMDINFIKASEALIEANILGEIHAMTDVTNGGLRGDAHEISSTTGVGLEFYEDKIMAMINPKVLKMLRKLDIDPLGVSIDSLMIIAPKEISDTIKDIIESVNVKIDEIGKVTDTGKPILISEDGETKLEPAFREAAYTKIKKVVGETTPEDFDKMKKRVEKATSKAIEKKRKVVEAIRSGR